The window AAGCAGAGATCTATATTTGCTACTGGAATCATTAAAATAATTTTATCAACTAGTCACTGGTTCACTGCAGTTGCTCCATCATCTTGGTTTGAAAAATGGTGGGTTTAAGAAAAGTATGATAAGGGTGAGGAGTTGTGGCTCGTGACACTAATGCAACTAAAATAAGAAGGCCCCTAAATGAACATAATAACATAATTCATCACCAAATGAACAGAAGATAAGCCTGTACTAAATCTTGAGCTTGTAATCACAAAGGTTACCCTATTATTCTTAGTCATAGGTTGCAGCTTTTATCGAGGAAACAAAAACGCAATTACGAAATAGTTGCGCCCAAGCATGCAATTCTATTATCAGCTAAGAATTTAAGGTTTGGCCATAATGATATAATTCATCACCAAATGAACAGAAGACACCTGCATGCTAACACTTGAACTTGTAATCAAAATGGTTACCCTATTAGTCTTACTCATATGTTGCCGCTTGAATTGAGGTAACTAAGACGAAATCAAAACTATATTCAATCGAAATAGTTGCCCCCAAGTGCCACATTACCTTGTCATTCACATCGCAGAACTTGAGCCTCTCCGTGAAGATGGAGTCGCCGTTGCTCACCTTGAACTGGTGCGAACCAATCTGCAGGAACAAGCAACGCGCACCCAGGTCACCAACCAGATCCACTCCCCGGCCCGACGACCGGAGCCGAACCTAAGCGCAAAACGGAGGAAGATTCGGGCCTGACCTGGACGACGGCGAAGACGGGCTCGTAGGGCTTGAAGGGCTTCTCGTCGGCGCCGAGCGGGCCGACCACCTTGTACCCGATCTCGTTCGCCTCCGCCAGCTTCTCCTCCTCCGTCTTCCCGCTGGGCGGCTTCGCGGCGGGCGTCTCCTCGTCGTCCTCCCCCCACTCGTCCCCGCTCCCGTCCTCCTCGTCCTCGTAGTGCTCCTCGTCGTCCCCCTCGTCGTCGGACGAGCGGGTCGCGAAGTGGCAGCGCGGGGGGAAGAGCCggagcgaggcggcggcgcggggggcGAGGGGCCGGGGCAGGGAGGTCAGGGTCCGGGCCGCGATCGAGGCAGGCGCGAGGGGCTGCGGGGCGTGCGGGACGAGGC is drawn from Aegilops tauschii subsp. strangulata cultivar AL8/78 chromosome 1, Aet v6.0, whole genome shotgun sequence and contains these coding sequences:
- the LOC109746298 gene encoding large ribosomal subunit protein bL21m, with amino-acid sequence MATRRSLLRLLTRGLVPHAPQPLAPASIAARTLTSLPRPLAPRAAASLRLFPPRCHFATRSSDDEGDDEEHYEDEEDGSGDEWGEDDEETPAAKPPSGKTEEEKLAEANEIGYKVVGPLGADEKPFKPYEPVFAVVQIGSHQFKVSNGDSIFTERLKFCDVNDKLVLNRVLMLGSQAQTIIGRPILTDATVHAVVEEHALDAKVIIFKKKRRKNYRRTRGHRQELTKLRITNIEGIDKSFIQQEGTDKPESAAVAA